The Xanthomonas sp. CFBP 8443 genome has a window encoding:
- the folE gene encoding GTP cyclohydrolase I FolE, with the protein MADSKKTPDSPVTQDQAEAAVRTLLRWAGEDPDREGLLDTPRRVAEAYGDWFSGYQADPREYLLRTFEEVAGYDELIVLRDIEYESHCEHHMAPIIGKVHVGYLPRGKVVGISKLARVVEAYARRFQVQEKMTAQIAQCIQDVLQPLGVGVVVEGAHECMTTRGIHKRGVSMVTSKMLGTFREDARTRAEFLRFIDGSGKR; encoded by the coding sequence ATGGCCGACTCCAAGAAGACCCCCGACTCCCCCGTCACCCAGGACCAGGCCGAAGCCGCCGTGCGCACGCTGCTGCGCTGGGCCGGCGAGGATCCTGACCGCGAGGGCCTGCTGGACACGCCGCGGCGCGTGGCCGAGGCCTACGGCGACTGGTTCAGCGGCTATCAGGCCGACCCGCGCGAGTACCTGCTGCGCACCTTCGAGGAAGTGGCCGGCTACGACGAGCTTATCGTGCTGCGCGACATCGAATACGAAAGCCATTGCGAGCACCACATGGCGCCGATCATCGGCAAGGTCCACGTCGGCTACCTGCCGCGCGGCAAGGTGGTGGGCATCAGCAAGCTGGCGCGCGTGGTCGAGGCCTATGCGCGGCGCTTCCAGGTGCAGGAGAAGATGACCGCGCAGATCGCGCAGTGCATCCAGGACGTGCTGCAGCCGCTGGGCGTGGGCGTGGTGGTGGAAGGCGCGCACGAGTGCATGACCACCCGCGGCATCCACAAGCGCGGCGTCAGCATGGTCACCTCGAAGATGCTCGGCACCTTCCGCGAGGACGCGCGCACCCGCGCCGAATTCCTGCGCTTCATCGACGGCAGCGGCAAGCGTTGA
- a CDS encoding ATP-grasp fold amidoligase family protein produces the protein MTALPRRPLGLKRKLRRTAHVFVTRLPWRWQERLYFLDTFGRWPNLYAPVCFNEKVLYRKSVYGDHETYRRLTDKIAVRDYVAARIGARYLIPLLFSTTDPTSLLTFPRWVHTVIKPNHGAGMVEVLLDEPDDRRKQALLDSCSRWLQTDYSKVVREIHYRGIPPCILVEQYIGDGTQAPVDYKFHMFKQPDGSFQYVLQVIYNRSQPPLAMTFFVNNLDEPHHRIRDAGQAPPCGQALLQEALELSKTLAVDFDYVRVDWYIQEGRIYFGELTFTPGAGLVTGLDRGLDRIMGDMWVQPRAPEKPAFSAPWRKPVMAIGPNQ, from the coding sequence CTGACGGCGCTTCCCAGGCGGCCGCTCGGCCTCAAGCGCAAGCTCAGGCGCACCGCCCACGTGTTCGTCACCCGACTGCCGTGGCGCTGGCAGGAACGCCTCTACTTCCTCGATACCTTCGGCCGCTGGCCGAACCTGTACGCGCCGGTCTGCTTCAATGAGAAAGTGCTGTACCGCAAGTCGGTGTACGGCGACCACGAAACCTACCGACGGCTGACCGACAAGATCGCCGTGCGCGACTACGTCGCCGCCCGCATCGGCGCTCGCTACCTGATCCCGCTGCTGTTCAGCACCACCGATCCCACCTCGCTGCTGACCTTCCCGCGCTGGGTGCACACCGTCATCAAGCCCAACCATGGCGCGGGCATGGTGGAGGTACTGCTCGACGAGCCGGACGACCGCCGCAAACAGGCCCTGCTCGACAGCTGCTCGCGCTGGCTGCAGACCGACTACTCCAAGGTGGTGCGCGAGATCCACTACCGCGGCATCCCGCCGTGCATCCTGGTGGAGCAGTACATCGGCGACGGCACCCAGGCACCGGTGGACTACAAGTTCCACATGTTCAAGCAGCCCGACGGTAGCTTCCAGTACGTCCTGCAGGTGATCTACAACCGCTCGCAGCCGCCGCTGGCGATGACCTTCTTCGTCAACAACCTGGACGAACCGCACCACCGCATCCGCGACGCGGGGCAGGCGCCGCCGTGCGGGCAGGCGCTGCTGCAGGAGGCGCTGGAACTGAGCAAGACCCTCGCCGTCGACTTCGATTACGTACGCGTGGACTGGTACATCCAGGAGGGCCGGATCTATTTCGGCGAACTCACCTTCACCCCGGGTGCGGGGCTGGTGACCGGATTGGATCGCGGGCTGGACCGGATCATGGGCGACATGTGGGTACAGCCGCGCGCGCCGGAGAAACCGGCATTCTCCGCGCCCTGGCGCAAACCGGTCATGGCCATCGGCCCGAACCAGTAG
- a CDS encoding lytic murein transglycosylase → MRFAWALLLAAPCAAAQTLPAPPLAPDPAFVGCLSTLRGAAAKTGVTAAAFDRFTAGVQPDMSVLPLLDAQPEFTTPIWDYLAGLVDTQRVADGRAMLATHRDLIARVAQQYGVDAETVVAVWGVESDYGRVSGKRPLLVSLLTLSCNGRRQPFFRGELFALLKLLQAGDLQPDGLTGSWAGAFGHTQFMPSTYARVAVDGDGDGRRDLVASIPDALASTANYLKLAGWQSGQPWGVEVKLPAGFDPGLAGRTQRRALSDWRARGLTAVDGSALELPALAPQTPAAVLIPAGSKGPAFLVFRNYDAIYAYNAAESYALAIALLSDQLRGKPGLATAWPTDDPGLGRPERRELQTLLLARGHAIGQADGMIGSVSRRAIQAEQQRLGLQPADGRAGQRILDALRREAPGAPAAAPPVPSPAPAPSTPFGGKPATAFRMPARYPAFVQSPAPRSIHPMSEIPGLSTGDFHGYPSLLVETPHSTAAISLFGGQLLSFVPKGGTEVMWLSPSAQPTPTPIRGGTPVCWPYFGRQGQSDDVPAHGFVRTVPWQLQDARREADGSIVLTLAPPDFDDLPLRLRMQLRIGTTLEQRLITDNVGPEPARFTQALHNYFHVADATQVRVQGLDGLDYLDKFEGYATPHRQHGDWSLHDPRDPGRSDRIYTGAGGRYTLLDPGLQRRIQIATAGSRTLVAWNPGEAGAQKMADVGAHWRQFVCLEAANAGPEVIDLAPGAQHVLQQTIAVAPL, encoded by the coding sequence ATGCGTTTCGCCTGGGCCTTGCTGCTGGCCGCGCCCTGCGCCGCCGCGCAGACCCTGCCCGCGCCGCCGCTGGCGCCGGACCCCGCCTTCGTCGGCTGCCTGTCCACGCTGCGCGGCGCCGCCGCCAAGACCGGCGTGACCGCCGCCGCGTTCGACCGCTTCACCGCCGGCGTGCAGCCGGACATGAGCGTGCTGCCGCTGCTCGACGCGCAACCCGAATTCACCACGCCGATCTGGGACTATCTGGCCGGGCTGGTGGACACGCAGCGCGTCGCCGACGGCCGCGCGATGCTGGCCACGCACCGCGACCTGATCGCGCGGGTGGCGCAGCAGTACGGCGTGGACGCGGAGACCGTGGTCGCGGTGTGGGGCGTAGAGAGCGACTACGGCCGCGTCTCCGGCAAGCGCCCGCTGCTGGTGTCGCTGCTGACCCTGTCGTGCAACGGCCGCCGCCAGCCGTTCTTCCGCGGCGAACTGTTCGCGCTGCTGAAGCTGCTGCAGGCCGGCGACCTGCAGCCCGACGGCCTGACTGGCTCCTGGGCCGGCGCCTTCGGGCATACCCAGTTCATGCCCAGCACCTATGCCCGCGTCGCCGTCGACGGCGATGGCGATGGCCGCCGCGACTTGGTCGCCAGCATTCCCGATGCCTTGGCCTCCACCGCCAACTACCTGAAGCTGGCCGGCTGGCAGAGCGGACAGCCGTGGGGCGTGGAGGTGAAGCTGCCGGCCGGCTTCGATCCGGGCCTGGCCGGGCGCACCCAGCGCCGTGCGTTGTCCGACTGGCGCGCGCGCGGCCTGACCGCCGTCGACGGCAGCGCGCTTGAGCTGCCCGCGCTGGCGCCGCAGACGCCGGCCGCGGTGCTGATCCCGGCCGGCAGCAAAGGCCCCGCGTTCCTGGTGTTCCGCAACTACGACGCGATCTACGCCTACAACGCCGCCGAAAGCTATGCGCTGGCGATCGCGCTGCTGTCCGATCAGCTGCGCGGCAAGCCCGGCCTGGCCACCGCCTGGCCCACCGACGATCCCGGTCTGGGCCGGCCCGAGCGGCGCGAACTGCAGACCCTGCTGCTGGCGCGCGGCCACGCCATCGGCCAGGCCGACGGCATGATCGGCAGCGTCAGCCGCCGCGCGATCCAGGCCGAGCAGCAACGTCTGGGCCTGCAACCGGCCGACGGCCGCGCCGGGCAGCGCATCCTCGATGCGTTGCGCCGCGAGGCGCCCGGCGCTCCCGCCGCCGCGCCGCCCGTGCCGTCACCCGCGCCCGCACCCTCCACGCCGTTCGGCGGCAAGCCGGCTACCGCCTTCCGCATGCCGGCGCGCTACCCGGCCTTCGTCCAATCCCCCGCGCCACGGAGCATCCATCCCATGTCCGAGATTCCCGGCCTGAGCACAGGCGATTTCCACGGCTATCCCTCGCTGCTGGTGGAAACCCCGCACTCCACCGCCGCGATTAGCCTGTTCGGCGGTCAGCTGCTGTCGTTCGTGCCCAAGGGCGGCACCGAGGTGATGTGGCTGTCGCCGAGCGCGCAGCCCACGCCCACCCCGATCCGCGGCGGCACCCCGGTATGCTGGCCGTACTTCGGCCGCCAGGGACAATCCGACGACGTGCCGGCGCACGGTTTCGTGCGCACCGTGCCGTGGCAGCTGCAGGACGCGCGCCGCGAGGCCGACGGCAGCATCGTGCTGACCCTGGCGCCGCCGGACTTCGACGACCTGCCGCTGCGCCTGCGCATGCAACTGCGCATCGGCACGACCCTGGAGCAGCGCCTGATCACCGACAACGTCGGCCCCGAGCCGGCGCGCTTCACCCAGGCGCTGCACAACTATTTCCATGTCGCCGACGCCACTCAGGTGCGCGTGCAGGGTCTGGACGGACTCGACTACCTGGACAAGTTCGAAGGCTACGCCACGCCGCACCGCCAGCACGGCGACTGGAGCCTGCACGACCCGCGCGATCCCGGTCGCAGCGACCGCATCTACACCGGCGCCGGCGGCCGCTACACGCTGCTCGACCCGGGCCTGCAGCGCCGCATCCAGATCGCCACCGCCGGCAGCCGCACCCTGGTGGCCTGGAACCCGGGCGAAGCCGGCGCGCAGAAGATGGCCGACGTCGGCGCCCACTGGCGCCAGTTCGTCTGCCTGGAAGCGGCCAACGCCGGCCCCGAGGTGATTGACCTGGCCCCGGGCGCGCAGCACGTGCTGCAGCAGACCATCGCGGTGGCGCCGCTCTGA
- a CDS encoding TSUP family transporter, whose amino-acid sequence MLELIPTELPWLLCIAFVAGLVDAAVGGGGLIQLPGLFATLPQQAPAVLLGTNKFSAMAGTGASAWRYARNVRFPWRPVLYATAAAFAFSFLGATAVSLLPKQAVRPLILILLIAMLAYTLVKKDFGALHRPRQIGRRELAIALAMGAAIGFYDGFFGPGTGSFLIFLFIRFFGLDFLRASAASKVVNLATNLAALCFFVPSGQVLLAVAVPMAAANVVGAVAGTRLALRGGTPLIRQLFLVLVVVLIGKMGWDLLR is encoded by the coding sequence TTGCTGGAGCTGATCCCGACCGAACTGCCGTGGCTGCTGTGCATCGCCTTCGTCGCCGGGCTGGTGGACGCGGCGGTGGGCGGCGGCGGCCTGATCCAGTTGCCGGGGCTGTTCGCGACGCTGCCGCAGCAAGCACCGGCGGTGCTGCTGGGCACCAACAAGTTCAGCGCGATGGCCGGCACCGGCGCGTCGGCCTGGCGCTATGCGCGCAACGTGCGCTTCCCGTGGCGGCCGGTGCTGTACGCCACGGCGGCGGCGTTCGCGTTCTCCTTCCTTGGCGCCACCGCGGTCAGCCTGTTGCCGAAACAGGCGGTGCGGCCGCTGATCCTGATCCTGCTGATCGCGATGCTGGCCTATACGCTGGTCAAGAAGGACTTCGGCGCGTTGCACCGGCCACGCCAGATCGGTCGCCGCGAACTGGCCATCGCGCTGGCGATGGGCGCGGCGATCGGCTTCTACGACGGCTTCTTCGGGCCCGGCACCGGCAGCTTCCTGATCTTCCTGTTCATCCGCTTCTTCGGCCTGGACTTCCTGCGCGCCTCGGCCGCCTCCAAGGTGGTCAACCTGGCCACCAACCTGGCCGCGCTGTGCTTCTTCGTGCCCAGCGGACAGGTGCTGCTGGCGGTGGCGGTGCCGATGGCCGCGGCCAACGTCGTTGGCGCGGTGGCCGGCACGCGGCTGGCGCTGCGCGGCGGCACGCCGCTGATCCGGCAATTGTTCCTGGTGCTGGTGGTGGTGCTGATCGGCAAGATGGGCTGGGACCTGCTGCGCTGA
- a CDS encoding YdeI/OmpD-associated family protein, translating into MSKVTVTATIRFETKLLRPATPPGAPWAFLLLPAQASAKLPARGMVTVDGTLAGHPFQATLAPDGQGSHWLKVDEALQQAAGVAVGDTVALEIAPVAVEPEPAVPPDLRQALAAHPAARAQWDDLTAVARRDWIFWITSGKKAETRTKRIATACDMLASGKRRACCFDRSGIYSKALAAPEAAD; encoded by the coding sequence ATGAGCAAGGTCACCGTCACCGCCACGATCCGCTTTGAGACGAAGCTGCTGCGGCCGGCGACGCCGCCGGGTGCGCCCTGGGCATTCCTGCTGCTGCCGGCGCAGGCGAGCGCGAAACTGCCGGCGCGCGGCATGGTGACCGTGGACGGCACGCTCGCCGGCCATCCGTTCCAGGCCACGCTGGCGCCCGACGGGCAGGGCAGCCATTGGCTCAAAGTGGACGAGGCCCTGCAGCAGGCCGCCGGGGTCGCGGTGGGCGATACGGTCGCGCTGGAGATCGCGCCGGTGGCGGTGGAACCGGAACCGGCGGTGCCGCCCGACCTGCGCCAGGCCCTGGCCGCCCATCCGGCGGCGCGTGCGCAATGGGACGACCTCACCGCGGTGGCGCGGCGCGACTGGATCTTCTGGATCACCTCGGGCAAGAAGGCCGAGACGCGGACCAAGCGCATCGCCACCGCCTGCGACATGCTCGCCTCCGGCAAGCGCCGCGCCTGCTGCTTCGACCGCTCGGGCATCTACAGCAAGGCGCTCGCCGCGCCGGAAGCGGCCGACTAG
- a CDS encoding MFS transporter yields the protein MSASPTPTVVSGSGSGAAPGSLRRSVSNTLKGSAGNLVEWYDVYVYSVFATYFESQFFSKEDKNATMFVWAIFAMTFLMRPIGAWYFGRFADRYGRRLALTISVSLMALCSFVIAVTPTVATIGIAAPIVLLLARLLQGFATGGEYGTSATYMSEAAIPGRRGFLSSFHYVTLVGGHVLAQATLLVMLHFFDKGWVSEWGWRLAFGLGGIGALVVFWLRRTMDESLGSDAIAEAKKGGARSAGSLHELFVRQWRPLLLCFLVTAGGTIAFYTYSVTGPKMIQTAFAGNDVMAGTIINLVALTVLMLMQPVGGWLSDIVGRKTLLVFFGIGGVLYTWFLVLELPKQTDWLAAFAILTGGFVILTGYTSINAVVKAELFPTHIRALGVGLGYALANSAFGGTAPLLYQASLKTGHVTTFVWYATAVIAVSLVVYMFFLTNKGANWLDDERAMHEHKLARAARS from the coding sequence ATGAGCGCATCCCCAACGCCCACGGTCGTCTCCGGTTCCGGTTCCGGCGCCGCTCCCGGCAGCCTTCGCCGCTCGGTGTCCAACACGCTCAAGGGCTCGGCCGGCAACCTGGTCGAGTGGTACGACGTCTACGTCTATTCGGTCTTCGCCACCTATTTCGAATCGCAGTTCTTCTCCAAGGAGGACAAGAACGCGACGATGTTCGTGTGGGCGATCTTCGCCATGACCTTCCTGATGCGGCCGATCGGCGCGTGGTACTTCGGCCGCTTCGCCGACCGCTACGGCCGCCGGCTGGCGCTGACCATCTCGGTGTCGCTGATGGCGCTATGCTCGTTCGTCATCGCGGTCACCCCGACCGTGGCGACGATCGGCATCGCCGCGCCGATCGTGCTGTTGCTGGCGCGGTTGCTGCAGGGCTTCGCCACCGGCGGCGAGTACGGCACCAGCGCCACCTACATGTCCGAAGCGGCGATCCCGGGTCGGCGCGGTTTCCTGTCCTCGTTCCACTACGTCACCCTGGTCGGTGGCCACGTGCTGGCGCAGGCCACGTTGCTGGTGATGCTGCATTTCTTCGACAAGGGCTGGGTGTCCGAGTGGGGCTGGCGCCTGGCCTTCGGCCTGGGCGGTATCGGCGCGCTGGTGGTGTTCTGGCTGCGCCGCACGATGGACGAGTCGCTGGGTTCCGACGCCATCGCCGAGGCCAAGAAAGGCGGCGCCCGCTCGGCCGGCTCGCTGCATGAGCTGTTCGTGCGCCAGTGGCGGCCGCTGCTGCTGTGCTTCCTGGTCACCGCGGGCGGCACCATCGCCTTCTACACCTACTCGGTGACCGGGCCGAAGATGATCCAGACCGCGTTCGCCGGCAACGACGTGATGGCCGGCACCATCATCAACCTGGTCGCGCTGACCGTGCTGATGCTGATGCAGCCGGTCGGCGGCTGGCTGTCGGACATCGTCGGGCGCAAGACCCTGCTGGTGTTCTTCGGCATCGGCGGCGTGCTCTACACCTGGTTCCTGGTGCTGGAATTGCCCAAGCAGACCGACTGGCTGGCCGCGTTCGCGATCCTGACCGGCGGCTTCGTGATCCTGACCGGCTACACCTCGATCAACGCGGTGGTGAAGGCCGAACTGTTCCCCACCCACATCCGCGCGCTGGGCGTGGGCCTGGGCTATGCGCTGGCGAACTCGGCCTTCGGCGGCACCGCACCGCTGCTGTACCAGGCCTCGTTGAAGACCGGCCACGTGACCACCTTCGTCTGGTACGCCACGGCGGTGATCGCGGTGTCGCTGGTGGTCTACATGTTCTTCCTGACCAACAAGGGCGCGAATTGGCTGGACGACGAGCGCGCGATGCACGAGCACAAGCTGGCGCGAGCCGCTCGCAGCTGA
- a CDS encoding YchJ family metal-binding protein, which translates to MPPSAPRLADPCPCGRPREYAQCCGPYHTGAAAPDAESLMRSRYSAYVRRDADYLRASWHPSTRPAELALDTQTTWLGLTVQRVATTGTDTAEVAFLARYRIGGGSAVRMTEHSRFVREDGRWYYLDALD; encoded by the coding sequence ATGCCTCCGTCCGCCCCCCGCCTCGCCGATCCCTGCCCCTGCGGCCGCCCGCGCGAGTACGCGCAGTGCTGCGGGCCCTACCATACCGGTGCCGCCGCGCCCGATGCCGAATCGCTGATGCGGTCGCGCTACAGCGCCTACGTGCGCCGCGACGCCGACTACCTGCGCGCCAGCTGGCACCCGTCCACGCGCCCGGCCGAGCTGGCGCTGGACACGCAGACCACCTGGCTTGGCCTGACTGTGCAAAGGGTCGCCACTACCGGCACCGACACGGCCGAGGTCGCGTTCCTGGCGCGCTATCGCATCGGCGGCGGCAGCGCGGTGCGCATGACCGAACACAGCCGCTTCGTGCGCGAGGACGGCCGCTGGTATTACCTGGACGCGTTGGACTGA
- a CDS encoding DUF4194 domain-containing protein has protein sequence MNWSDDGRLDADPGGSGDADVPAAAGAPHGEGPLFLGDTGTLPFDARRALCQLLAGPSVDAQRHGPLWPALLRHEPAIRRVLCELFLELVLDREGGVAFTRQADTAELEAPTLLRSAPLTFIESVLLLFLRQRLAEADTRGERAVVDEAQLLEALSVYEKNVSTDRAGFARRVMTAIGKMRENQLLSRLRGSEDRYEVSPVLKLLFSAEDVQALAQAYRELRVGEAAAE, from the coding sequence ATGAACTGGTCTGACGATGGACGCCTGGACGCCGACCCAGGCGGCAGCGGCGACGCCGACGTGCCGGCAGCGGCAGGCGCGCCGCACGGCGAGGGTCCGCTGTTCCTCGGCGATACCGGCACGCTGCCGTTCGACGCGCGCCGCGCGCTGTGCCAGCTGCTGGCCGGGCCGAGCGTGGACGCGCAACGGCACGGGCCGCTGTGGCCGGCGTTGCTGCGCCACGAGCCGGCGATCCGCCGCGTGCTGTGCGAGCTGTTCCTGGAACTGGTGCTGGACCGCGAGGGCGGGGTGGCGTTCACCCGACAGGCCGACACCGCCGAACTGGAGGCGCCGACGCTGCTGCGCAGCGCGCCGCTGACCTTCATCGAGTCGGTGCTGCTGCTGTTCCTGCGCCAGCGCCTGGCCGAGGCCGACACCCGCGGCGAGCGCGCGGTGGTGGACGAGGCGCAACTGCTCGAAGCGCTGTCGGTGTACGAGAAGAACGTGTCCACCGACCGCGCCGGGTTCGCGCGGCGGGTGATGACCGCGATCGGCAAGATGCGCGAGAACCAGCTGTTGTCGCGCCTGCGCGGCAGCGAGGACCGCTACGAGGTGTCGCCGGTGCTGAAGCTGCTGTTCTCGGCCGAGGACGTGCAGGCACTGGCGCAGGCGTATCGCGAGCTGCGCGTGGGGGAGGCAGCAGCGGAATGA
- a CDS encoding DUF3375 domain-containing protein: MKQHERIAGYRLLRERPLWKLLAADHAPELIGLLQTLLLDGERRLPSAVLHERLQRQLDALRADQLSRELPRTAQAYLAHWLAQGWLERRLPEGAAEEEYELSRAAAQAIRFIAGLRESASNATESRLSLVIQQLVQLAGQTESDPDARLAALRAERDRIDAEIERVAAGRVAALDGKRALERARDLIHLSDELAEDFHRVRDDFERLNREFRERIIDDEGARGDVLQQLFDGVDVIADSEAGRSFQAFWNLLNDAQQSGQLDQALDALLARGFARRLDRRERAFLRGLTGTLLERGGEVHTVMQHFARSLRGFVQSRGYLEQRRLNQLLKQAQGEALQLRDSLHAAAATGYTLALSGSRLRSLSQWRLHDPRLAQVDGRVHAADAAEISLDSVGDLVAQSEIDVRALRRDLHELLGQQPRLTIGDALQQRPAAQGLGSVIGYLSLGTRHGVVIDGELETVQWEGGDGTLRRARIPLVWFTREKRNELV; this comes from the coding sequence ATGAAGCAACACGAACGGATCGCCGGCTATCGCCTGCTGCGCGAGCGGCCGCTGTGGAAGCTGCTGGCCGCCGACCACGCGCCGGAACTGATCGGCCTGCTGCAGACGCTGCTGCTGGACGGCGAACGCCGGCTGCCGTCGGCGGTGCTGCACGAGCGCCTGCAGCGCCAGCTCGACGCGCTGCGCGCGGACCAGCTCTCGCGCGAACTGCCGCGCACCGCGCAGGCCTATCTCGCCCATTGGTTGGCCCAGGGCTGGCTGGAACGGCGCCTGCCCGAAGGCGCGGCCGAGGAGGAGTACGAGCTGTCGCGCGCGGCCGCGCAGGCGATCCGCTTCATCGCCGGGCTGCGCGAGAGCGCCAGCAACGCCACCGAGAGCCGGCTGTCGCTGGTGATCCAGCAACTGGTGCAGCTGGCCGGGCAGACCGAATCCGATCCGGACGCGCGCCTGGCCGCGCTGCGCGCCGAGCGCGACCGCATCGATGCGGAGATCGAGCGGGTGGCCGCGGGCCGCGTCGCCGCGCTCGACGGCAAGCGTGCGCTGGAACGCGCGCGCGACCTGATCCACCTGTCCGACGAGCTGGCCGAGGATTTCCACCGCGTCCGCGACGACTTCGAGCGGCTCAACCGCGAATTCCGCGAGCGCATCATCGACGACGAAGGCGCGCGCGGCGACGTGCTGCAGCAGCTGTTCGACGGCGTGGACGTGATCGCCGACAGCGAGGCCGGGCGCAGCTTCCAGGCGTTCTGGAACCTGCTCAACGATGCGCAGCAGAGCGGCCAGCTCGACCAGGCCTTGGACGCGCTGCTCGCGCGCGGTTTCGCGCGCCGGCTCGACCGCCGCGAGCGTGCGTTCCTGCGCGGACTCACCGGCACCCTGCTCGAGCGCGGCGGCGAAGTGCACACGGTGATGCAGCACTTCGCGCGCAGCCTGCGCGGCTTCGTGCAGAGTCGCGGCTACCTGGAGCAGCGCCGCCTCAACCAGCTGCTCAAGCAGGCCCAGGGCGAGGCGCTGCAGCTGCGCGACAGCCTGCACGCCGCTGCCGCGACCGGCTACACGCTGGCGCTGAGCGGCAGCCGCCTGCGCTCGCTGTCGCAGTGGCGCTTGCACGATCCGCGCCTGGCCCAGGTCGACGGCCGCGTGCATGCCGCCGACGCGGCGGAGATTTCGCTGGACAGCGTCGGCGACCTGGTCGCGCAGTCGGAGATCGACGTGCGCGCGCTGCGCCGCGACCTGCACGAGCTGCTCGGCCAACAGCCGCGGCTCACCATCGGCGATGCGCTGCAGCAGCGCCCGGCGGCGCAGGGCCTGGGCAGCGTCATCGGCTATCTGTCGCTCGGCACCCGCCACGGCGTGGTGATCGACGGCGAACTGGAAACGGTGCAGTGGGAAGGCGGCGACGGCACGCTCCGGCGTGCGCGCATTCCGCTGGTGTGGTTCACCCGGGAGAAACGCAATGAACTGGTCTGA
- a CDS encoding epoxide hydrolase family protein, with protein MTSFDPAIRPFRIAVPTEQIEDLQRRLRTARWPMPLDDAAWEDGTSLAFLRRLAEHWQHRFSWPEQEARLNRMAHFRTEIDGYDLHFVHQRGQGPAPLPLLLTHGWPGSFAEFERILPMLTDPERHGAAAEDAFDVVAPSLPGFGFSAAPPRAGTSSRTVAQLWRTLMQRLGYARFGIQGGDIGAGVCTWLGYLHPQDVVGLHLNYIPGSYRPPLTAEDDPLAPEEQAYLDRAAAFSAAEGAYAALQATKPQTLAFALTDSPIGLAGWIAEKFRSWSDCNGDLERVVPLDTLLTDISLYWFGNAIDASLRMYKENRLAPLHFAHGERVLPPLGFARFPKELPTPPRRYVERVFRVQRWTQMSAGGHFAALERPAELAEDIRAFFRPLRGR; from the coding sequence GTGACCTCTTTCGACCCCGCGATCCGCCCCTTCCGCATCGCCGTGCCGACCGAGCAGATCGAGGATTTGCAGCGCCGGCTACGCACAGCGCGCTGGCCGATGCCGCTGGACGATGCGGCGTGGGAGGACGGCACCAGCCTGGCCTTCCTGCGGCGGCTGGCCGAGCATTGGCAGCATCGTTTCTCGTGGCCGGAACAGGAAGCGCGGCTGAACCGGATGGCGCACTTCAGAACCGAGATCGACGGCTACGACCTGCACTTCGTCCACCAGCGCGGCCAGGGCCCGGCGCCGTTGCCGCTGCTGCTCACGCATGGCTGGCCGGGGTCGTTCGCCGAGTTCGAGCGGATCCTGCCGATGCTGACCGATCCCGAGCGGCATGGCGCTGCGGCCGAGGACGCGTTTGACGTGGTGGCGCCGTCGCTGCCGGGATTCGGCTTCTCCGCGGCGCCGCCACGGGCGGGAACCAGTTCGCGCACCGTCGCCCAGTTGTGGCGAACGCTGATGCAGCGGCTGGGTTATGCGCGCTTCGGCATACAGGGCGGCGACATCGGCGCCGGTGTCTGCACCTGGCTGGGCTATCTACATCCGCAGGACGTGGTCGGCCTGCATCTCAACTACATCCCCGGCAGCTACCGCCCGCCGCTCACCGCCGAAGACGACCCGCTGGCGCCCGAGGAGCAGGCATACCTCGATCGCGCGGCGGCGTTTTCCGCGGCCGAGGGCGCCTATGCCGCGCTGCAGGCCACCAAGCCGCAAACCCTGGCGTTCGCGCTGACCGACTCGCCGATCGGCCTTGCCGGCTGGATCGCCGAGAAGTTCCGCAGCTGGAGCGACTGCAACGGCGACCTGGAACGCGTGGTGCCGCTGGATACGCTGCTCACCGACATCTCGCTGTACTGGTTCGGCAACGCCATCGATGCGTCGCTGCGCATGTACAAGGAAAATCGCCTGGCGCCGCTGCACTTCGCGCACGGCGAGCGGGTGCTGCCGCCGCTCGGCTTCGCACGGTTTCCCAAGGAGCTGCCCACGCCGCCGCGCCGCTACGTGGAGCGCGTGTTTCGGGTGCAACGCTGGACGCAGATGTCCGCCGGCGGCCACTTCGCCGCACTGGAGCGTCCTGCCGAACTGGCCGAGGACATTCGTGCGTTCTTCCGTCCCTTGCGAGGACGCTGA